Proteins encoded within one genomic window of Procambarus clarkii isolate CNS0578487 chromosome 31, FALCON_Pclarkii_2.0, whole genome shotgun sequence:
- the LOC123758889 gene encoding uncharacterized protein, whose product MEVLSVSPKMYRVWIVSLLALVPANGQEVASECPAPNGFFADARQCDKYYECIDNILTEKLCPDGMAFNDLNPAVEKCDLLSQVDCAGRPALQPPQPTEHCDRQNGNFAPKDSPNCQDAYRCVDGVGSLISCPEGLAFALETGICDWPDQSGRKDCHKENKQNFTCPKVGLDVAVSHPRYADPHDCQYFYVCINGQTPRRNGCAFGQVFNNNTTTCESPKDVPECSDYYTEYFDDYFATLEKDPGKMSADIIAAAIGAGYDVPKFRDRVRIQQGTKAPLQRAATTASPLIQDYKPVRSSIRKPTQQPQQRRPGAIRRKRPTTTTTTVAPDEYEYYYEYPEGGEVPSPDFVSDTAPAASNSVPIITKDVAVSVDSPADAPVDAIDEALIATDPVGTDPVGTDPVGTDPVATDPSTSASSKPSQGTRTSIPAFRRSFVRSGN is encoded by the exons CCAACGGACAGGAAGTCGCCTCTGAGTGTCCGGCTCCCAACGGGTTCTTCGCCGACGCCCGTCAGTGCGACAAGTACTATGAGTGCATCGACAACATCCTGACGGAGAAGCTGTGTCCGGATGGCATGGCCTTCAACGACCTCAACCCGGCGGTGGAGAAGTGTGACCTTCTCTCCCAAGTGGACTGCGCGGGTCGGCCAGCCCTCC AGCCGCCACAACCCACGGAACACTGCGACCGTCAGAACGGGAACTTCGCTCCCAAGGACAGCCCAAACTGCCAGGACGCTTACCGTTGCGTGGACGGTGTCGGCTCCCTCATCAGTTGCCCTGAGGGCCTTGCCTTTGCTCTGGAGACTGGCATCTGTGATTGGCCCGACCAGTCCGGCAGGAAGGACTGCCACAAGGAGA ACAAGCAGAACTTCACGTGTCCCAAAGTGGGGTTGGACGTGGCGGTGTCCCACCCACGCTACGCTGACCCCCACGACTGTCAGTACTTCTACGTGTGTATCAACGGTCAGACCCCCAGGAGAAACGGTTGTGCCTTCGGCCAAGtcttcaacaacaacactaccacctgcGAGTCGCCCAAGGATGTCCCAGAGTG TTCTGACTACTACACCGAGTACTTCGATGACTACTTCGCCACACTGGAGAAGGACCCTGGCAAGATGAGCGCCGACATCATCGCCGCCGCTATTGGCGCCGGCTACGACGTCCCGAAATTCAGAGACCGGGTTCGAATCCAACAAGGGACCAAGGCACCGCTTCAGCGTGCCGCCACGACGGCTTCTCCCCTCATTCAAGATTACAAACCCGTGAGGAGTAGCATCAGGAAGCCCACACAGCAACCCCAACAGCGCAG GCCGGGAGCTATCCGTCGTAAgcgacccaccacaaccacaaccaccgtcGCTCCTGATGAATATGAATACTACTATGAATACCCCGAAGGAGGAGAGGTTCCCTCACCAGATTTTGTCTCAGACACGGCCCCGGCTGCGAGCAACTCCGTTCcgatcatcactaaggacgttgcagTATCAGTTGACTCTCCCGCTGACGCTCCAGTAGATGCAATCGACGAAGCTCTCATTGCAACGGACCCCGTTGGAACGGACCCCGTTGGAACGGACCCCGTTGGAACGGACCCCGTTGCAACGGACCCCTCTACCTCCGCCTCCTCTAAGCCATCACAAGGAACTAGGACAAGCATACCAGCTTTCAGGCGCTCGTTCGTCAGGTCTGGCAACTAA